One window from the genome of Gimesia aquarii encodes:
- a CDS encoding aminotransferase class I/II-fold pyridoxal phosphate-dependent enzyme has product MNYQEYRAAKESFLESNPLRLDCMNTQKALSEFVPLAITPRKEYTFTEAISAWQNATRLNLENRQVITDCGIRSLLSNLFEMFKLNQMTIILPKDVYPVYAQLLKEYPYQQYQTIPDLNLEFLDERNDQTAAMLLTLPLMPLGRYLKRKEVSTIMNWLATDQSRLLIIDAAYAFEKDYRIYEQFIRTDQCICLFSLSKPWLMPSQFGMAVGANKLIELYFQQQIELTTDWVGTFCEHLALPQKLQSVFFAEWNRLSASINAFQPNWQPPEVGYFSTVNFTFDQLLKEYNVLGVPASVFGSDCSDVTVISCLFDIQSMLMEFFK; this is encoded by the coding sequence GTGAATTACCAAGAATACAGGGCAGCTAAGGAGTCGTTTCTTGAATCTAATCCTCTGCGCCTTGATTGTATGAACACTCAGAAAGCGCTAAGCGAATTTGTACCTCTGGCTATCACGCCTCGAAAAGAATATACCTTTACCGAAGCAATTTCAGCATGGCAGAACGCCACAAGATTGAATCTTGAGAATAGGCAAGTGATCACAGATTGCGGTATTCGCAGCCTTCTCTCGAATCTGTTTGAGATGTTTAAACTCAATCAAATGACAATCATCTTGCCTAAGGATGTTTACCCAGTTTACGCTCAACTGTTAAAGGAATACCCTTATCAGCAATACCAAACGATTCCTGATTTGAACCTAGAATTTTTAGATGAAAGAAATGATCAAACAGCTGCCATGCTACTCACGTTACCGTTGATGCCATTGGGACGTTATCTTAAGAGGAAAGAAGTCAGTACTATCATGAACTGGTTAGCCACTGATCAATCACGATTGTTGATTATTGATGCGGCATATGCCTTTGAAAAAGATTATCGGATCTATGAGCAATTCATACGTACCGATCAGTGTATATGTCTCTTTTCGTTATCAAAGCCTTGGCTGATGCCGAGCCAGTTTGGGATGGCAGTTGGAGCAAACAAATTAATCGAACTGTATTTTCAACAACAAATCGAATTGACTACTGATTGGGTAGGGACATTCTGTGAACACCTAGCCTTACCTCAAAAACTGCAATCTGTATTTTTTGCTGAGTGGAATCGGTTGAGTGCATCTATTAATGCCTTTCAACCTAATTGGCAACCACCAGAAGTAGGATATTTTTCAACAGTCAATTTTACCTTTGATCAATTATTGAAGGAATATAACGTACTTGGTGTACCCGCGAGTGTTTTTGGCTCTGATTGTTCTGATGTTACTGTAATCTCGTGTCTCTTTGATATTCAATCAATGTTGATGGAATTCTTTAAATGA
- a CDS encoding neutral/alkaline non-lysosomal ceramidase N-terminal domain-containing protein: MNEFEHNKDPALDINAPLMIYRILIVVLVLPAAAMAQPNQPNVFRAGAATSNITPFLGTDLIGGFHPRGSVHIHDELHARCLVLDDGKTQLAIVIIDNVKFPTELHNPTKKRIQQTTGLAPENVLIAATHTHSAPSLRGTSYLKLNEPLDDYQKFVIRRITDGVQRAFHNLEPARIGWGKGKVPQHVFNRRWLLKDRQTGSSPFGEVELAVMNPGGYLKVLDKPAGPVNPTVYVLSVESTSGRPITLLANYWLHYVGGVGKGHISADYFGMFARQLAQLHSEPNQDPPFVGILSNGASGDVNNNDYANYNKPGRKRYARYEKMREVANDVAREVLRVEKSISYQNWVPLDAAAERVTLKRRRPTEAQVRRAKELLKKATPEAQQDRQFSRRVTFARRAIEASEWPETEDAFVQVLRIGDLCLAALPFEVFVEIGFDIQKQSPFKETFVFGLANGDLGYLPSPRQHELGGYETWLTVSHAEVGASPKLVKKLIELSRRIHPDSMKK; encoded by the coding sequence ATGAATGAATTTGAACATAATAAAGACCCTGCTCTAGATATAAATGCCCCCCTTATGATCTACCGAATTCTGATCGTCGTGTTAGTTCTTCCTGCGGCAGCTATGGCACAACCGAATCAGCCAAACGTGTTTCGTGCTGGCGCAGCGACGAGTAATATTACACCCTTTCTGGGAACCGACCTGATTGGTGGCTTTCACCCTCGTGGCTCAGTTCATATCCATGATGAACTGCATGCGCGGTGCCTTGTCCTTGATGATGGGAAGACACAACTGGCGATAGTCATCATTGATAATGTCAAATTTCCCACCGAACTCCACAACCCGACGAAGAAACGCATCCAGCAGACAACGGGCCTCGCTCCCGAAAATGTGTTGATTGCGGCCACACATACGCACTCAGCACCGAGCCTGCGGGGGACCAGCTATCTCAAGCTCAACGAACCACTGGATGACTACCAGAAATTTGTCATTCGCCGCATTACAGATGGTGTGCAGCGGGCGTTTCATAATCTGGAACCGGCCCGCATCGGCTGGGGCAAAGGGAAAGTGCCTCAGCATGTGTTTAACCGCCGCTGGCTTCTGAAAGATCGGCAGACGGGTTCCAGTCCGTTTGGTGAGGTAGAGCTTGCTGTCATGAATCCCGGCGGCTATCTGAAAGTCCTCGACAAGCCAGCGGGCCCTGTCAATCCCACAGTCTATGTGCTGTCTGTTGAATCAACTTCGGGTCGTCCGATTACCCTCCTGGCCAACTACTGGCTCCACTATGTCGGTGGCGTCGGCAAGGGGCATATTTCAGCGGATTACTTTGGCATGTTTGCCCGACAGCTCGCGCAGCTGCATTCAGAACCAAATCAAGATCCCCCGTTTGTCGGCATCCTCAGCAATGGTGCCAGCGGCGATGTGAATAATAATGACTATGCAAATTACAACAAGCCTGGCCGTAAACGCTACGCGCGTTATGAAAAAATGCGCGAGGTAGCAAACGACGTCGCCCGGGAAGTGCTTCGCGTCGAAAAATCCATTTCATATCAGAACTGGGTTCCCTTAGATGCGGCCGCAGAGAGGGTGACTCTGAAGCGTCGCCGTCCCACAGAGGCGCAGGTGCGGCGCGCAAAGGAATTGCTCAAGAAGGCCACTCCTGAAGCCCAACAGGATCGTCAGTTCTCACGACGCGTTACCTTTGCCCGCCGGGCCATTGAAGCCTCAGAATGGCCGGAAACGGAAGACGCTTTCGTCCAGGTTTTACGCATTGGTGATCTGTGCCTGGCCGCACTCCCCTTTGAAGTGTTTGTCGAAATCGGTTTTGACATTCAAAAGCAAAGCCCCTTCAAAGAGACATTCGTATTTGGCCTCGCCAACGGAGATCTCGGCTATTTACCATCGCCGCGCCAGCATGAACTGGGCGGATATGAAACGTGGCTCACCGTCTCACACGCCGAGGTCGGTGCCTCACCGAAACTGGTCAAGAAGCTGATCGAACTATCGCGTCGCATTCATCCTGATTCAATGAAGAAGTAG
- a CDS encoding radical SAM protein, whose amino-acid sequence MDTFDLKNRKSTTKPSSTSVVSRFHVTVLSNFARGYDKYSQEYSKSRIAESTFRDKFHLLEFDDLSIGIEKNYKLLAKLDLPNNELVVMETRVLEEELFVTELTGLGQYVKNSGIRIHRVYLLNEDGSLREFSVEELMARSLMVLQNELMTYNQLTPRSISVLPVAIGCQAKCSFCFSKSSASVDQDLGVLSLEHIELLFERAKRRGAGRAVITGGGEPTLYPRRKLLDLIRLASQYFPEKIVLITNGYVLTELPFVERLHFLEELQSAGLTTLAVSHHHWNPETNRQIMNLDIDVSGITDVISTFKDRFPTLSIRLICVLQKGGIDNLVSIQRYVDWAASLNVQEICFKELYVSTSVESVYYSKPANDWSEAHQISLSLLLEYLQSENWNRIEKLPWGSPIYKRTIKGVPMKIAAYTEPSLLWERSNGLCRSWNIMADGRCLTSLEDRRSEVLLP is encoded by the coding sequence ATGGATACATTTGATTTGAAAAATAGAAAAAGCACTACAAAACCATCGAGTACTAGTGTTGTCTCACGGTTTCATGTAACCGTACTCTCTAATTTTGCACGTGGTTACGATAAATATAGCCAAGAATATTCTAAGTCACGTATCGCTGAGAGTACGTTTCGAGACAAGTTCCATTTGCTTGAATTCGATGACTTATCAATTGGAATTGAGAAAAACTACAAGCTGTTGGCAAAACTCGATTTGCCGAATAATGAACTGGTTGTCATGGAGACAAGAGTCTTAGAGGAGGAATTGTTCGTCACTGAACTTACAGGTCTGGGACAATATGTCAAAAATAGCGGCATTCGCATCCATCGTGTGTATCTCCTTAATGAAGATGGCTCACTGAGAGAATTCTCAGTAGAGGAGTTGATGGCACGTTCATTGATGGTGCTTCAAAACGAACTGATGACCTATAATCAACTCACACCAAGGTCAATTTCTGTGCTACCCGTTGCAATTGGATGCCAGGCGAAATGTTCCTTTTGTTTTTCCAAGTCGTCAGCATCCGTTGATCAAGATCTTGGAGTGTTGTCTTTGGAACATATCGAACTCCTGTTTGAAAGAGCTAAAAGACGTGGTGCAGGTCGGGCAGTCATTACTGGCGGAGGAGAACCTACGCTCTACCCTCGCAGGAAATTATTAGATCTCATCCGACTTGCGTCTCAATATTTTCCTGAGAAAATCGTTCTGATTACCAATGGTTATGTCTTAACTGAATTACCGTTTGTTGAGCGCTTACATTTTCTTGAAGAGCTTCAGTCTGCTGGTCTGACCACACTCGCAGTTTCCCATCATCACTGGAATCCCGAAACCAATCGTCAAATCATGAATCTGGATATCGATGTTTCAGGGATTACAGATGTTATAAGTACATTCAAAGATCGCTTTCCGACACTTTCGATACGGTTGATCTGTGTTTTGCAGAAAGGGGGAATTGATAACCTTGTTTCGATCCAACGTTATGTTGACTGGGCAGCTTCATTGAATGTGCAGGAAATCTGTTTTAAAGAATTGTATGTTTCAACCAGTGTCGAGTCAGTATATTATTCTAAGCCAGCTAACGATTGGAGCGAAGCACATCAAATATCCTTGAGCCTTCTTTTGGAGTACCTGCAATCTGAAAATTGGAATCGGATAGAAAAATTGCCGTGGGGGTCGCCGATTTATAAACGTACCATCAAGGGAGTTCCAATGAAAATAGCCGCATATACTGAACCAAGTTTGCTTTGGGAACGAAGTAATGGTCTCTGTCGAAGCTGGAACATTATGGCCGATGGTCGCTGTTTGACTTCATTAGAAGATCGTAGAAGTGAAGTGCTGTTGCCGTGA
- a CDS encoding class I SAM-dependent methyltransferase has translation MNRALENCLRIYEDANFYDEEFRNRQFDISFFVETAQQIGSPVLELGCGSGRIGIPIANASIEIDGIDISQPMINNGRLQARESACNNMQFHLGNFSNFDLNKSYKLIFCATNAFQHLWDDEQISSCFESVRRNLAPTGIFLIDIFNPDSNKLLRTWEQVYVFKEMNTREHGTLVVSARSEFDPTNQILRFQLDYRRKLDDAQIKVKDIEMKCLFPDDISQFCTKHGFKIIEKYGNYDRTPMTPNSPKQIIFCTPH, from the coding sequence ATGAATCGTGCTCTAGAAAATTGTTTACGCATCTATGAGGATGCAAATTTTTATGACGAGGAGTTCCGCAATAGACAATTCGATATCTCTTTTTTTGTGGAAACTGCACAACAAATCGGATCACCCGTACTTGAATTAGGATGTGGGTCTGGCAGAATCGGAATTCCTATTGCAAATGCGAGCATTGAAATTGATGGAATTGATATCTCTCAACCTATGATCAATAATGGCAGATTACAAGCTAGGGAATCGGCATGTAATAATATGCAGTTTCACTTGGGCAATTTTAGCAATTTTGACTTGAACAAATCTTACAAATTGATTTTTTGTGCTACGAATGCGTTTCAGCACCTTTGGGATGATGAGCAAATCAGCAGCTGTTTTGAGTCTGTTCGAAGAAACTTAGCACCTACGGGAATTTTTCTCATAGACATCTTCAATCCGGATTCGAATAAATTGTTACGAACTTGGGAACAAGTTTATGTTTTTAAAGAAATGAATACTCGAGAACATGGGACTTTAGTTGTATCTGCCCGCAGTGAATTTGATCCGACAAATCAAATTCTTCGTTTTCAATTGGATTATCGACGTAAATTAGATGATGCACAAATCAAAGTCAAAGATATTGAAATGAAGTGCCTCTTTCCGGACGATATTTCCCAATTTTGTACGAAGCATGGATTCAAGATAATTGAAAAGTACGGAAATTACGACCGAACACCGATGACTCCCAACTCTCCTAAGCAAATCATTTTTTGCACACCACATTAG